In the Sebastes fasciatus isolate fSebFas1 chromosome 12, fSebFas1.pri, whole genome shotgun sequence genome, GTAAATATTTTTGCAAGTACACAAGGCTCATCAGTACTATATATAAAACCCACATCATGCATGTTCAGTTTGAAGGTTTTcaatctcggaacccatcggctatcggcaaggggctatatttctggggttccggtgtcTTCCGtgtctccacacggactgtttaactgcgttcaaccaaagcctgctaaaACGTGAtcaatactacaataaatactaCTACAATAAAATCATGGTCAATACTACGACTACAAACAGAAAACCAGAAAGCTTGCAGAACATGTAGTTGCCTACATGTTCTGCATATGAATGCATGTAGAGATTAGAAGGTTATTTACTGTTAGTAAACAAGGGAAAGGGAAACTACTCAGGCCCGATGGAGAGGATCAATGGGACGCCCCATCGGGAAAAGAATTTAGTGAGTTGATGGTTATTTGTAAAGGAAGCTGCATGGttttgcaaaagaaaaaagaaaaagaacatcTGACTGTGGCATCTTTACATTTTTGTGCTACTGACTAGTAAATTGTAAATTTAAAGTCTGATAATGCCGGATTTTTGCTGTTGAAAACTGTGTATTTCATGTCCAACTCGCTTTTTCACCTTTCGTTTTCCTGTCTTTTTCCAGGTGAAGATCCAGGGCCAGAACAAAGAGATGTTGGCCACAGCCTGTCAAATGTTCATGGGCAAGTCTGAGATTGAGATCGCCCAGATTGCTCTGGAAACACTGGAGGGACACCAGAGAGCCATCATCGCCCATTTGACTGTGGAGGTTGGTTTACTGACCTCGTCAAATGGATTTGCTTCACATTTTCCTCCCATAAAAGATTGTTCAGAGGTTTTATGTGCATGACTTATCACTAACTTTACCACTAATTGAATGCCCAACTATGAACACATCTCTCTTTGTCTACAGGAGATCTACCAGGACCGTAAGAAGTTCTCCGAGCAGGTCTATAAGGTGGCCTCCTCTGACTTGGTCAACATGGGAATTGGTGTCGTCAGCTACACTCTCAAAGATGTTCATGATGATCAGGTACTTTATGTCTGTTTGGGTTCATTTTCTGCCAGTGCTAATGACAAAAAGCTGACAatcaaaacaccaaacatgAATTCCTGGAGCAGCAGGAATCTGTCACTGTGTCACTGTGAGcctgaaagttttttttatatgaaagcTTTTAGCCTTGTATGATGTCCTCTTTTACAGTAATGCATTTAACTGATTGGTATTGATGCACTGTCTCCGACTCAGCAGACCCCCAACTGCTCTTTACATTAGTGATGAATTAGGCCTAAGTGCTTCAGTGGTAACCACACCATCTCTTGTATTTGTTTGGCTAATGCACTACCTTCCTTTTTACTGCGAGCTGTGTGTTGTCTCATAGTTGACTGTCACTGTTTccccctgtctctgtctctctgttcccatctctctgtctccgtctctctgtctctgtctctctcttgcaGGACTACCTACACTCCCTGGGTAAAGCCAGAACAGCCCAGGTGCAGAAGGATGCCAGGATTGGAGAGGCTCAGTACAAAAGAGATTCTGTCATGAGGGTAAAGCTTCTTTCTTCATCCCTGACACTCTGCCTATGTGCTACGGCTGGCTttatataatacaaaataagcCAGTACCGAGTAGtatcgaaacttctccagtcaaacgatacctgcagtaaccgctgtatgagcacTGTGCTTTGCGGCGGCAATTAAGTAGCCAGTGGGCCACACACAccgcttccattcacatgatgtgTATTGAATAGGGGTGTAACAGTACGTGTAATTGTATTGAACCGTTCGGTACAGGACGGTCCGTTCGGTCTGCGACATCCTTTCAGTATTTGAGTCCCTTAACTGTTAAAGTATGAATTATGGCTAATGAGTAACTGTAGAATATTATAATTATcaaaacaaataatttttttctttttgcattttatttgttttccctaTTGTACCGAAAACGTACCGAACCGTGACCTCAAAACTGAGGTACAATaccgaaccgtgaattttgtgtACCATTACACCCCTAGTATTGAATGAAGTACTCTCttggtatcactttaagggtattGGTATTGGTAATGGTAAACAAACGATACTCAGCTCTTCTATGTGCTCATATGGATAATCTGCAAATGAGAATAATCCTTGATTTGAAAAGAAATACCAAAACTCCTCTGTTTCTGTCCTGCTACGTTCTCTGTACAGGAGGCCCACGCCATGCAGGAGAAGGTTTCCGCTCAGTACAAGAACGAGATTGAGATGGCAAAAGCCCAGAGAGACTACGAGCTGAAAAAGGCGGCCTATGATGTTGAGGTCAACACCAAGAAGGCTGAGTCAGAGATGGCCTATCAGCTTCAGGTACAGTTCATGGTCTGATCTTCTGAGCTGTGAATTGCTTTAAGTTTAATGTGTTTGCTCCACACATTTTATTAGGCTGGCTGGTTGAGTTTTACCAATACGACTAAATCCAGATTGTAGATGATACCCGATTACTTTTCAGCGATAGAAGGCCGAGTGGTGTTGGAATTTACCTTTTTCCTGTGCTTCCCTCGTCCAGGTGGCCAAGACCAAGCAGCGCATCGAGGAGGAGACGATGCAGATTCAGGTGGTGGAGCGGACGCAGCAGATTACACTGCAGGAGCAGGAGATCATCCGCAAGGAGAAGGAGCTGGAGGCCAAAGTGAAGAAGCCTGCAGAGGCGGAGAAATACAGACTGGAGAGGCTGGCTGAGGCGTCTCGGTGAGTGCTAGAGCCGTAACACTGAGAGTTGAACATctgtaaaacacacagaaatcaAGTGATGTGCATCCGAACAGCACCGAGAGGGacaaaattaaatatgaaatcACTTAAAACAGTTAAACAATCTGTCTTCACTCCCGGCAGCCTGCAGCTCATCATGGAGGCTGAAGCAGAGGCCGAGTCCATCAGAGTGAGTCCTGCCGcgtgtttcctgtttttctgAAAATACTCTCATAATCTCATTTCCGCTTCTCCCTCCCTGTCTGTTCACTATATCACATATACAAAACATTATTACTTCCAGATGTTGTAATCCTGTACACTTATAATTTTAACATTTACAgtatgtctatgtgtgtgtgtgtgtctatatagATGAGGGGCGAAGCAGAGGCTTTTGCTGTGGAGGCTAAGGGCCGCGCTGACGCCGAGCAGATGGCCAAGAAAGCAGAGGCCTTCCAGCAGTACAAAGATGGAGCCATGGTGGACATGCTGCTGGAGAAACTGCCACTGGTCAGTCTGACTCTTatggatgaatgaataaatgaagatAAACGTATGAGCTGTGTGATGAAATACTGTGTGATTATCAAACCTTGCAAACTATGTGTGACCATTTGTACGGCTTTGCTCTAACAAAAGTTGCCACCTCTGGGTTTTTTTAATCACTCAGTGGAATTGCTGTTGGTACCACAGCATGACCTCATTATAGAATACCCTGGTATTAGTCTGattttattgtaatgtattttttttttttcatttgacagcaaatatatctattttttaataattattattctgTTCGCCTTTCCACTTGCTTCACTTTTATTTCACAGTAATTTAGCTACACATGATTAATTTATATTAAGTTAATTTGTTCCTATTC is a window encoding:
- the flot1b gene encoding flotillin-1b yields the protein MFYTCGPNEAMVVSGFGRSPPLMIAGGRVFVLPCIQKIQRITLNTLTLNVKSDKVYTRHGVPISVTGIAQVKIQGQNKEMLATACQMFMGKSEIEIAQIALETLEGHQRAIIAHLTVEEIYQDRKKFSEQVYKVASSDLVNMGIGVVSYTLKDVHDDQDYLHSLGKARTAQVQKDARIGEAQYKRDSVMREAHAMQEKVSAQYKNEIEMAKAQRDYELKKAAYDVEVNTKKAESEMAYQLQVAKTKQRIEEETMQIQVVERTQQITLQEQEIIRKEKELEAKVKKPAEAEKYRLERLAEASRLQLIMEAEAEAESIRMRGEAEAFAVEAKGRADAEQMAKKAEAFQQYKDGAMVDMLLEKLPLMAEEISRPLCAAQKITMVSSGGSEVGAAKLTGEVLDIMTRLPAAVEKLTGIRISQVGLTPALVL